CGCTTGGACTTGTTGAATGTCGTGGGATCAAGACCGGCGAGACGCGCAAGGCCTGAGGGTGAGTGGCCATAGCGATCTGCAAGCGTGTCAATGGCGGCCCAAACAGCGCCATGAGAAAGTGAGTCTGTCATGGGTGCACCATAATAGGAATACAAGCCTATTTCTAGTGGAACGTTCTGCTGCTTGTAGGCTCAGGGGTGCGGGACTAAAGTGCCGCGCCAAGGGGCGAAAAACGCCGGATTCGGCAGACATTTGACGCGAAAGAAGGCCACGGGTGACCGCCAGCGAGATCTATAAGATCATAAGTAAAGATGAGTGGGCTGCCGCGGAGGCTGTGGGGGTCTTCAAGGGCGCATCGATCGACCTTACCGACGGGTTTATTCACTTCTCGACCGCTGCGCAGGCCCCGGAGACAGCCGCTCTCCATTTTACCGAGCAAGAGGGGCTTCTTCTCGTGAGCGTGTCGACAGACGCCCTGGGAGATGCGCTGAAGTGGGAAACCTCGCGCGGTGGCGATCTCTTTCCTCACCTCTATGTGTCGCTTGAGATGCGCCATGTCGCCCGCGTGGATGATCTTCCCGTGGGGCCGGACGGGCGGCACGCGTTTCCAGCACATGTCATAGCCGCAGGAGAGAGCTCATGAGCCTGTCATCTCTTGCTCTGCCATTCCTACGCTTGATGGACCCGGAACAGGCGCATCAGGCAACATTACTCGCTCTTAAGACGGGCTTTGGTCCGTGCGGTAAGAGAGACCCGGAAGCGCTCGGCATTGATTTGTTGGGCATGCACTTTCCAAATCCCCTGGGTATTGCCGCAGGGTTTGACAAAAACGGAGAAGTGCCTGACGCGATGTTGAAGCTCGGCTTTGGTTTCGCTGAAGTCGGCACCACAACACCTCGACCTCAGCCAGGTAATCCCAAGCCACGCATTTTCCGATTGCAGCAGGAGCGTGCAGTCATCAACCGTCTGGGCTTCAACAATGAAGGTCATGGCGCAATGGAAGCGCGGCTCAAAAAACGGGTGGGCAACGGGGGCATTGTTGGGGTCAATCTGGGCGCGAACAAAGACACGCAAGACAAAGCTGCCGATTATGTGCTCGGCATAAAGCGCTTTGAAGCGCTTGCGAGCTACTTCACCGTTAATGTGTCATCACCCAACACGCCGGGCCTGCGCGGCTTGCAAAGCCGGGCGGAACTGGAAGATTTGTTAGGGCGCGTGCTGGAAGCGCGCGTGGGCAAGACGCCGGTCCTCCTGAAAATTGCGCCAGACCTTGTCTATGAAGAGCGCGAAGACATTGCTGCGGTCGTTCTTGAGAGCGGTGTGGATGGGCTCATTGTCTCCAACACGACGATTGCGCGCGAGGGGCTCGTATCCGGCCGACATGCAGATGAAACCGGCGGCCTTTCAGGCGTGCCCTTGATGGACATGGCAACAGATGTGTTGGCGGACATGCGTCGCCTCACCAAAGGCACAGTACCCTTGATTGGTGTTGGCGGCGTCTCATCAGGTACGGATGCCTACAAGAAAATAAGAGCGGGTGCGTCGCTGGTGCAGCTATACACAGCTCTGACGTTTCAAGGGGCCGGTCTTGTCAGCAAAATCAAACGTGATCTTGCATCCAATCTGAAGTGGGATGGGTATGACCGTCTTGAAGATGCTATTGGAGTTGACGTTGGAGTCTAGAGCATCTTCAACAAAAGTTGCAGACTTTTGTGGTTCGAAAATGCGACCAAAAAACAGAGCGAAGACAGGAGCGCAAAGCAATGAGCGTCACTATCTACCATAATCCCCGGTGTTCCAAATCTCGCGCGACACTTGCGCTGATTGAGGAAAAAGGGGTGGTGCCACAGATCATCGAATATCTGAAAGAAGGACCGGATGCGGCAACGCTGAAACGCGTTCTTGGCATGCTCGGAAAAACCCCGCGCGATATTCTTCGCAAAGGGGAAGACGCTTACAAAGAACTGGGTCTCGGTGACACCTCAAAAACAGACGATGAATTAATTGCAGCCATGGTGGCTCATCCAATCCTCATTGAACGTCCCATTGTCTTGTCTGGTGACAAGGCAGCTCTTGGACGCCCGCCTGAGCAGGTTTTGGATATTCTCTAGTTCGTTGTTGCGAGTGTTGCTGTCAGCCTCGGATAATAACGTCCGAGCGCAAAAGCGCGCGTCACGTTGAAGAGGGCAAGGGCGGCCCAAAGTCCGTGATTGCCAAAAGGCAATAGCAGGTACCAGAAGACAAAGAAGGCCCCGGTTGAGACAAACGAGGCGTTTCGCATTTCTCGAGCGCGGGTGGCGCCAATGAAGATGCCGTCGAGCTGAAAACAGGCGACGGAAATGAACGGCATAAAGGCAGCCCAGGGGAGATAAAGTCGAGCGGCCTCTCTGACCTCCGGACTTGTTGTGAGAAAATCAATCCAGAAGCCGCCAAGCAGTAAGAATCCTGAAGTGAGCAGCGCAGAAAGAATGATCGCCCACAGGCTGGTGAGTTTCACGGCCTCTGAGAAACGGTCGCGGTTTTTGGCACCAACGGCGGAGCCGACCAGTGCTTCGGCCCCAAAGGCAAAACCGTCCAGAAAGAATGCGCTGAAGGACACAAACTGCATCAACACCGCATTGACTGCGAGCACTGTGTCACCCTGACGTGCGCCTTCCATTGTAAAAAAACTGAAGGCAAGCAGCAGTACCAGCGTACGGATCATGATGTCGCGATTGACTGACAGCGTGGCGGAGATCTTCTCCCAGGCGCTGATGGCAGCCCAAGACCAGCGGCCTGCATAATGCCGCAAAAGAGTGACAGCGATGCCAAGGCCAACAAAAGCTGTTGCAACCTCTGCGATGACGGTTCCCGCTGCGATGCCCGCGACGCCCCAACCAAAGCTGAGGACAAACAGCGCATCAAGGCTCGCATTGACGCCATTCAGAAAGATCTGCAGCACCATGGCGAGCCGGGTTTGCTGCATGCCCACGAGCCACCCCAGAACCGCATAGTTTGCGAGCGTGAAGGGTGCGCTCCACATGCGGATGGAGAAATAGGTCTGAGCTTTCTGCTCTACCGCATCACTCCCCTGCACAAGCTGAAAGGCAATCCAGTTGAGGGGCAGCTGCAAGAGCAAAAGCCCAATGCCCGCAACGCCCGCGATAAGAAGGGCACGCCCGAGCGTCGCGCGAATTTCACTTGCGTCATTGGCACCATAGGCCTGGGCGGTGAGTCCGGTGGTTCCCATGCGCAGGAAGCCAAAGGCCCAAAAGAGAAAGGTGAAAATGAGCGCGCCCACTGCAACAGCGCCAATGAGAGACGCCTCTCCCAGCTGCCCAATCACTGCAGTGTCAACAATGCCAAGCAGTGGCGTGGACAGCCCCATCAGGATTATAGGCGTGACAAGTGTCAGCACACGCCTATGCGTGATGGGGTGATCCGCGTCGATGCCCACGAAATATCCTAAGTCTCTTCAGGCGGCTTCAGCAGGAAATGCCCATGCGCGGCGGCAATCGCCTTCGTATGTTCATCTTGCCACGCCTCAACATGCACGTTCGCCACCCGACGCCCGTGTTTGGTGATGCGCGCCCGGGCAAACGTGTCTTGGGGCTTTCCGGACCTGAGGTAATCAATGGTGAGGTCTATCGGTTTCGGGAGAACCTCTCCGCCTGTCTCATACGCCAGTTGCAGGATAGCGGTGGTTTCAAGGAAGGAACCTATGACGCCGCCATGAAGGGCAGGGAGCACTGGGTTACCAATAATTTTTTGGTCAAATCGCAGCACGGTTGTGATTTCCGTGCCCTTCTGATCAACCTCCATGCCAATGAATTTCGCGTAAGGAATGGCGTCGATCAGCGCATTCAGATCGACTTTCGTCTCGGCTTCGCGTGCCTGTTTCAGAAGTTCCATGAACTAGCCCTCCGCTTTTTTTATGAGCCCGGCCTCGGCGGCGTCGCCAGGGGACATAGATCTGTTGGCTGCAAGCATGAAAGCGCCGACAGATGTCGCAATCGGGTCGTGAATATCATCGTGATAAGCCGTGCCGCGAACAAAGGCGATGTTCCGGGTGACTTTGTAACAGTGTGCGTGAGTGGTGAGGTCCAGTTTTGGTGTTGCCGGCTTCATATAGTCGATACGCAAATCGAGCGTCGCAATGGCCATCCGTTCAGGCAGGGAGAGTTGCACTGCAACACCAGATATATTGTCGAGTGCAGAGGTAATGACGCCACCATGAATGACGCCCGTATCCGGGTTGCCGATCAGCTTTTCGTCATAGGGCACCCGCATCCAGGCTTCGCCTTCTTTGGCGTCTAGGATTTCCATGCCGATCGCTTTAGCGAAGGGCACGTGGGAAATCAGAACATCCCGCATGAGATCGAGGTTTTCTTTGATTGTTTTTTCGTCCATTGGCCTGTCCGTCGTGTCGCTCCCCGTGGGCGATAGCTAGGCGCTTATGCGCCCCTGCGTCAAGGAAGCAGGGGTACTGACAAAACTAGACCACGGTCTACTCATCCCTATAATCCGCTCTATTGATATTCAAAAAGGCGGAGACGACATGAGCAAACTTCCCAAAGCTTGCATCATCGGCGCGGGTTGCAGTGGCTTTTCAACGGCAAAGGCATTGCAGGACAAAGGCATTCCTTTCGACATATTCGAGCTTTCGGACACTGTTGGTGGTAATTGGGCTTATGGGAATAAGAATGGCATGTCGGCCTGTTACTCCTCGTTGCACATCGATACATCCAAATACCGCATGCAGTTTGAGGACTTCCCGATTCCTGATGACTATCCGGACTTTCCGCACCATGCCCAGGTGCTGGATTACTTCAACGCGTATCTGGACCATTTCGGCCTGCGCGAGAAGGTCACCTTCAACACAGCCGTCACCCATGTAGATCGTATGGAGGATGGCACCTGGAAAGTGACTCTGGACCGTTCTGGTGCGGGCGGGCCGTCGCAAGATGTCGACTATTACGACGTTCTCTTCGTGTGCAATGGGCATCACTGGTCGCCACGCTGGCCCACGCCTGCTTTCGAAGGGGAGTTTGATGGCATTCAGATGCACGCCCACTCCTATCTTTCTCCGTTCGAACCGCATGATTTTCGCGGCAAGAACATTGTCGTTGTCGGCATGGGAAACAGTGCGATGGATATTGCGTCCGAGCTAAGCCAAAAGCCGATCGCGAAAAATCTTTGGGTCGCTGCGCGTCGCGGTGTTTACGTGATGCCGAAATATATTGGCGGCCAGGTAGCCGATAAGGCATCGCTCCCGACCTGGATTCCCCTATGGGCGCAACGAAAGCTTGCGGCGATGGCGATCAAACGTGCAGTTGGTAATATGGAAGACTATGGCCTGCCCAAACCCGATCATGCCCCCCTTGAAGGACACCCGTCTGTCTCTGGCGAATTCCTGACCAGAGTGGGATGTGGCGACATCAAGATGAAGCCCAATATTGAACGTTTTGAAGGCGGACAGGTTCGCTTCACCGATGGCACGGCAGAAGACGTAGACATCATCGTGTACGCCACCGGTTACAATGTTGAATTCCCTTTCTTTGACCCGGCATTCCTGTCGGCAAAGGACAATCATCTACCTCTGTTCAAGAGAGCCATTCGACCTGACTTGCCCAACCTATTTTTTATGGGACTCGCACAACCGCTGCCGACCCTCATTAACTTCGCTGAACAGCAGGCGAAATGGCTGGCCGCTTATCTTGTGGGCGAATACGCCCTGCCCACTGAGGCGGAAATGGAGGCAGCCATTGTCTCCGACGAGAAGATGTATATCGGGCATTTCTATGAGTCGCCGCGTCACAAGATGCAAGTCGATTTCAACCGGTACGTGAACGACTTGAAAAAAGAATGGAAAAAGGGCGCAAAACGGGCGAAAGGTGGGGGCAATCCCCTACCGATTCTGGCCAAGGCTGCAAGCAAAGAAGCTGCCTAAGAGCCAGTTTTCCTTCGTTTCACCCTCATTGCGATCCTGTTAGACTAGGAGAGTGTCTGCCGATCAGGGCAGGCCGGAGAATACAAGGCACGCCAGGAATACATGTCGGAAACGATCGAAAAAACTGCGAAACCCGCACCAGAGACGGCCGTGAAACCATTGGGCAAGCGGGAGCGGACAAAGGCAAATAATCGCGAAGCCATTCTGGCGGCGGCAACAGAGGTCTTCTCAGAGCTTGGGTACGGTGCCACGACGGTGCGCGATATTATCCGGCAGACAGGTCTGGCATCTGGCACCTTCTACAACTACTTCAAAAGCAAGGAAGAAGTGTTCGAAGCACTGATGGATGACAGCATGATGCGCATCCGACCGCGGCTGAGAGCGGAACGCATTCGCTCACGCACTTTTGAGGAATACATCCATAACGCCTTGCGCGCTTATTTTGAGTTCTTAGTGGCCGATCAAAGCGCCCACCGGGTCATGCGGCGCAATACAGGTGCGCTTCGTGTGCGCATGGATACACCGGAAGTTATTGCAGGTTTTGAAGAGATCAGAACCTATATTGAAGAAGATATCGCAGCGGGAAAACTCCGTAATGTGGACGGCGAGTATCTGACCGCGTCCGCGATTGGGATCGCGCAGGAGATTGGCGAGAAGATGATGCTTCGTGACACGCCCGACCCACAAGAAGCCGCCGAGTTCGCAGCCAATCTGATCTTGAGTGGTGTGCCCGGGCTCGCTCTTAAAGACTAAATCGCTCTTAGAGACCAAATTGCAGGGACAAATTACATGGGCCTTCAAAAGCTGATTGTTCGGACGTTGATGAAACTTCCGGAACGCTGGATCTTGAAACTCGCAGGCGGGGAGCCCGTTGTCATTGATGGACGGACCATGGACCCGCGTGTGCAGCTGCTTGCGGCGCAGGGAGCGAAAGCTCCATCCATGACGACACTGCCGATCGAAGAAGCGCGGAAAAACGCAGACGACGGCCTAGCTATGCTCGATGGCAAGCCGCGCCGCACCGTTGCCGTTCTCAATCGAACCATTCCGGGCCCAGGTGGGGACCTCCACGTGCGCGTCTACACCCCTGCGGGTGCGACGGGTCCGCTGCCGGGCATTGTCTATTATCACATGGGTGGCTGCGTCATCGGGGGACTGCAAACCTGCGATACGTTCTGTTCCATCTTGGCGGATGATTGCCGGGCAATCGTTGTTTCCGTGGACTACCGACTGGCACCAGAGAATAAGTTTCCGGCACCTATGGATGATGCGATCGCGTCCTATCAATGGGTGGCCGACAATGCAGAGGCACTTGGCATTGACAATTCCCGCCTGGGAGTTGGCGGTGACAGCGCGGGTGGATGGCTCTCTGCGGTTGTCTGCCAGCACCGCAAGAAAGAAGGACTGCCTCAGCCTAAGGCACAGCTCCTCATCTATCCGGCGACCGATGTGACCGCGGAAGGCGGATCTCGGGAAAGCTGCAAGGATGTCTATCCGCTGACAGTGGAAATCATGGATTGGTTCATGGATCAGGTGATGAACAATCCTGAAGAGAAGAACGATCTCCGTGCTTCACCTGCAAAGTCAGACGATGTGTCAGGCCTTGCCCCGGCTATTATTGCGACGGCGGGTTTTGATATTTTGCGCGATCAGGGCGAAGCCTATGCCAATCAGCTGCGAACTGCTGGCGTTCCGGTGACCTATCGTTGTTATGACAGCCTGTGTCACGCCTACACAGCGTTTTCTGGCACGGTCCCAGCGGCAAAGGCTGCATGTGAGGAGATCGCCCGCGATATGGCCAGAGCTCTAGGATGAGAACCCTTGGGCTAAGGGCACCGACGAGCAAACATTGCTGAAGATTTTGGGGGGAATATGCTCGGAACCGTGATCAGCGGTGACCGCCGCATCGGCGGGACTGCACTAGAAGAACGCGTCAAAAAAGCTGCCAGTGGGTTTCTGTCTCTGGGATTGAGAGAAGGCGATCGTGTGGCGATCCTCATGCGAAACGACATCGCCTTCCTGGAAGCGACCTTCGCCTGCGGCGAACTGGGTCTCTATCCCGTCCCGGTCAATTGGCATTTTTCCGCTGATGAAACAGCCTATGTACTGAACGATTCAGGTGCAAAGGCCCTCATCATTCACGCCGATCTGCTGCCCGCGCTGGCGGACAGCATACCGAGTGGTGTCGAACGAGTGGTTGTCGAAACACCGCCTGAGGTGCAAAGCGCATATGGGCTGTCAGCAGACGCATGCTGTGTACCGGAAGGGGAGCGTAACTGGGACGTCTGGCTTGAAGAGCAGGCACCATATGATGGGGCGCCAAAGGCAGCACCTGCCAGTATGATCTATACTTCGGGTACAACAGGACACCCCAAGGGCGTGCGCCGCCTGCCACCGAAGGAAGATCAGACAGCAGCGACACTTGAAGCCCGAAAATATGTGTTCGATTTCAAGCCCGACATGCGCGCGGTGATGACCGGTCCGCTCTACCATTCAGCGCCCAATCTCTACTCAACTTTTTCGGTCCGTATTGGCGGCACGCTTTTCCTTCAGCCGCGCTTTGACGCTGAAGAAACACTCGCTCTGATCGAGCGTGAGAAGCTGACCCATGCTCACCTGGTTCCAACCATGTTTGTGCGGCTCCTGCGTTTGCCAGAAGAAGTGCGCGCCCAATATGACCTGAGCTCGCTCGTTCGCGTGATGCACGGTGCTGCGCCATGTTCAGAGGCAGTGAAGAAACAGATGATCGACTGGTGGGGACCGGTGATCCATGAGTATTACGGCGGCACGGAGACGGGCGCGGCAGTGCATTGCTCTTCAGAAGAATGGCTGGCGCATCCGGGTTCTGTCGGCAAAGCCATTCCCGGGGCAACCGTAAAAGTTCTGGATGATGAGGGCAAGGAACTGCCCGCGGGTGAGGTCGGTGAGATCTTTCTCCGCCTCTGGTCATTTCCCGATTTCACTTATCACAACAAAGACGAGGCGCGCGGTGAATGTGAACGCGAAGGTCTCATCACCTGTGGTGATGTGGGCTGTCTTGATGAAGACGGGTTTCTCTATCTGCGCGACCGCAAGCGCGACATGGTGATTTCCGGCGGGGTCAATATCTACCCGGTCGAGATTGAACACGAACTCATCCAGATGCCTGGTGTGCAGGATTGCGCCGTGTTTGGGATTCCCAACGAAGAATTTGGTGAAAGTCTCGCGGCTGCAATTCAGCTAATAGACGGTTCATCCCTGAGCGCGGAAGAGGTGACCAGCTGGCTCGCGCCACGCATCGCGAAGTATAAGCTTCCCCATGTCGTCACGTTCCATGATGCGCTGCCAAGAGAAGAGACCGGCAAGATCTTTAAGCGCAAGCTCCGCGATCCCTATTGGAAGGACTCAGGACGGGCAATCTAATCCAATCTAAAGCTTGTTGCAGCAAAAGTGGATTACCGGCTTTGCGGTTCGCAACAAGCTCCACAAAGAATCTAGGGTTGGTTGTAGCCAACCCTAGTAAGCTCAGCTTACTCGCCGAAGGCGCCAACCCACATCACGGAGAAGATGTCCGCGCTCGGTTCTGGCCGATTGGAGAAACGCACCGGCGGGGCAATGAGTTCATTGTTGCCGTTAAACGTGCCCACAATTCCCCAAAGAGCCGACAGTTCTGTCTCGGCAAAACCTAGGTAACGCAAGTCATGGGCCTCAACACGGGTATGCCCGTTCGGCAGCTCTTGCACCCGCCAGGCAACCTCACCCATGGCAAAGCGCTCGAGGATGCGATACTCCATCGTCCGTGAAAGTTCGTTGATAAGTGCACTCTCTGCCTTTGGATAAGTTTGCCACTCAATTGGCGTATCTGTGAGTGGCGAGTAGAAGCCGACACGAATGGCATCATCTGTCTCGGCCGTCATGCGCCGGAACCAGGGCTGGAAGAGTGTCGGATAGGAAGAAACTTCGGCAGTCTCTATACCCTGTTCGGCCAGACTCTCATGCGCGGCAATCTTTGTTCCTTCATTGATGCCCCAGGCATAGACCTGCCATCCCACGCTCATCACAATTGCAGCGCCTGCAATATGCGGTGACCACCCAGGTTTGCCGAAGGTCCCCCGGCGCACAAGCCATCCACCGATGAGCGCGAGCGCAAGAATGCCGGTATAGACCGGGTCAATAATTGACATGGCATTGACGGCGAAACGCTCATCGGAGAAAGGAGCCAGCAACTGAGTGCCATAAGGTGTCAGCACATCTAGGAATGGATGGGTGAGAAATGCGAGCACAGACAGCCATATCCAGGCGCTGAGTGCTTGTGAGTTGGAGAGCCCCACGGGGAATTTCCCGGGCGTTCGTTCAGCCCGCCACTGATACATCTTCCAGATGGCGACGCCGACGAGCGGACCAGCGATGGGTCCAAAGAAAACAGAATGGGTGATCCCGCGATGGTGCACCCACTCGCTGAAGGGATCAGACAGGCTGCCGAAGACATCAAGGTCGGGAACCGTTGCCAAGGCTGCCCCTGCGGCAATTGCCCGCCACCCGAATTTGGATTGGAAACCGACCTGGCCCACAACGGCACCAAAAACAGCCTGTGTCACTGTATCCACGAACAATCTCCTCCACGGCCAATCTAACCAAGCCGACGCTCTTCGCGCCCTGCCAAAATACCGGTAATCTCCGGTCAAACGAGCGTTTCTAAGATAAGTGCCAAAACTTTTACTGGCGGATTATCTGTCCGGAAACGCGAAAACAAGAATAAGACCGTTCTGTACTAATGCGTCCAGGACGATCTCAGTAGTGATAAATAGGGGAAAAAGCCATGCGGGCAATGCGTGTGCAGGAATTGTCGGACGATATTGGTTCGATTCAGCAGGTTGATGTGGATTTGCCGCCACCTGGTGAGGGAGAGGTCCGGCTAAAATTGAAGGCCTGCTCAATCAATTTTCCAGATCTCCTGATGATTCAGGGAAAATATCAGTTCAAGCCGGATCTGCCCTTTTCGCCTGGCATGGAAGGATCGGGCATTGTTACAGAGCTCGGGCCTGGCGTAGACAACGTCTCCATTGGTGATGAAGTGGTGGCGGGCCTCCGGACCGGTGGATTTGCAGAAGAAGTGAACGCCGCTGCCGCTGCCTGCCGCCCAATTCCAAAAGGCATGGATTTTGTGAAAGCCGCGGCTTATCCCGCCGCTTATCTCACAGCTTATGTCGCGCTGGTTGTCCGCGGCAATCTGAAGGCGGGAGAAACGCTGTTGGTCCACGGCAGCACCGGCGGTGTGGGGCTGGCGGCAGTGGATGTTGGCAAGCTTTTGGGCGCCACGGTCATCGCCACGTCAGCCTCTGATAAAAAACTCAAAACCGTCAAAGAGCGCGGCGCAGACCATGTGCTGAATGTAGGCGAGGGGTTCAGACAAAAAGTCAAAGACCTCACCGGCGGCAGGGGTGCCGATGTGATTTATGACCCAGTTGGTGGCGATGTGTTCGATGAGTCAGTGCGTTGCATTGCCTGGAATGGCCGCTTGTTGGTCATCGGGTTTACCAGCGGTCGCATTCCAAGCGTCCCGGTCAACATGCCCTTGATCAAAGGGTTCTCGGTCGTTGGCGTGCGGGCGGGGGAATATGGTCGTCGTGACCCGGAAGCCGGGAAAGAGAACATCGCGACCATCGACACTTGGGCAAGTGAGGGCAAGATTGACCCTTATGTCTGCGCGACATTCCCGTTGGACCAGGCAGTCGATGCCATGCGCATGTTGCAAGAAAGACAGGCAGTGGGCAAAGTGGTACTCACCATGAATGAGGACACACAATGATGCGTGCAACACTTGGATTGGCTGCTGTTTCCCTATTGCTTGCAACAAGCGCCTGCGGGGCCGAAGAGGCATCAACACTTGAGCTCACAGAGAATGGCTTGGGGGGTCTAGGAAGTGGAACAGCCTATTCAGTTGAAGGCGTATCAGAGGCCCTGCCGGACTATGCCGTGACAGCAGAAAACTATTACGCGGAGGGGGATCCTTATCCCATGATCGTCGTGCGTGATGGGGACAAGGTGATAGCCGAGGTCCTGCCGCGTTTTGAAATGGAAGAAATGGTCGGTGGCATCGTCGTGAAAGCCGACGACATCATATTCGACGAGCGTGTGTCGCTGGGCATGAAATATGCCGATCTAAGCGTGGAGCCTCAGGATTGC
The DNA window shown above is from Parvibaculaceae bacterium PLY_AMNH_Bact1 and carries:
- a CDS encoding alpha/beta hydrolase (Derived by automated computational analysis using gene prediction method: Protein Homology.) is translated as MGLQKLIVRTLMKLPERWILKLAGGEPVVIDGRTMDPRVQLLAAQGAKAPSMTTLPIEEARKNADDGLAMLDGKPRRTVAVLNRTIPGPGGDLHVRVYTPAGATGPLPGIVYYHMGGCVIGGLQTCDTFCSILADDCRAIVVSVDYRLAPENKFPAPMDDAIASYQWVADNAEALGIDNSRLGVGGDSAGGWLSAVVCQHRKKEGLPQPKAQLLIYPATDVTAEGGSRESCKDVYPLTVEIMDWFMDQVMNNPEEKNDLRASPAKSDDVSGLAPAIIATAGFDILRDQGEAYANQLRTAGVPVTYRCYDSLCHAYTAFSGTVPAAKAACEEIARDMARALG
- a CDS encoding acyl-CoA synthetase (Derived by automated computational analysis using gene prediction method: Protein Homology.), with translation MLGTVISGDRRIGGTALEERVKKAASGFLSLGLREGDRVAILMRNDIAFLEATFACGELGLYPVPVNWHFSADETAYVLNDSGAKALIIHADLLPALADSIPSGVERVVVETPPEVQSAYGLSADACCVPEGERNWDVWLEEQAPYDGAPKAAPASMIYTSGTTGHPKGVRRLPPKEDQTAATLEARKYVFDFKPDMRAVMTGPLYHSAPNLYSTFSVRIGGTLFLQPRFDAEETLALIEREKLTHAHLVPTMFVRLLRLPEEVRAQYDLSSLVRVMHGAAPCSEAVKKQMIDWWGPVIHEYYGGTETGAAVHCSSEEWLAHPGSVGKAIPGATVKVLDDEGKELPAGEVGEIFLRLWSFPDFTYHNKDEARGECEREGLITCGDVGCLDEDGFLYLRDRKRDMVISGGVNIYPVEIEHELIQMPGVQDCAVFGIPNEEFGESLAAAIQLIDGSSLSAEEVTSWLAPRIAKYKLPHVVTFHDALPREETGKIFKRKLRDPYWKDSGRAI
- a CDS encoding metal-dependent hydrolase (Derived by automated computational analysis using gene prediction method: Protein Homology.) is translated as MDTVTQAVFGAVVGQVGFQSKFGWRAIAAGAALATVPDLDVFGSLSDPFSEWVHHRGITHSVFFGPIAGPLVGVAIWKMYQWRAERTPGKFPVGLSNSQALSAWIWLSVLAFLTHPFLDVLTPYGTQLLAPFSDERFAVNAMSIIDPVYTGILALALIGGWLVRRGTFGKPGWSPHIAGAAIVMSVGWQVYAWGINEGTKIAAHESLAEQGIETAEVSSYPTLFQPWFRRMTAETDDAIRVGFYSPLTDTPIEWQTYPKAESALINELSRTMEYRILERFAMGEVAWRVQELPNGHTRVEAHDLRYLGFAETELSALWGIVGTFNGNNELIAPPVRFSNRPEPSADIFSVMWVGAFGE
- a CDS encoding NADPH:quinone oxidoreductase family protein (Derived by automated computational analysis using gene prediction method: Protein Homology.) → MRAMRVQELSDDIGSIQQVDVDLPPPGEGEVRLKLKACSINFPDLLMIQGKYQFKPDLPFSPGMEGSGIVTELGPGVDNVSIGDEVVAGLRTGGFAEEVNAAAAACRPIPKGMDFVKAAAYPAAYLTAYVALVVRGNLKAGETLLVHGSTGGVGLAAVDVGKLLGATVIATSASDKKLKTVKERGADHVLNVGEGFRQKVKDLTGGRGADVIYDPVGGDVFDESVRCIAWNGRLLVIGFTSGRIPSVPVNMPLIKGFSVVGVRAGEYGRRDPEAGKENIATIDTWASEGKIDPYVCATFPLDQAVDAMRMLQERQAVGKVVLTMNEDTQ
- a CDS encoding DUF1131 family protein (Derived by automated computational analysis using gene prediction method: Protein Homology.), with protein sequence MMRATLGLAAVSLLLATSACGAEEASTLELTENGLGGLGSGTAYSVEGVSEALPDYAVTAENYYAEGDPYPMIVVRDGDKVIAEVLPRFEMEEMVGGIVVKADDIIFDERVSLGMKYADLSVEPQDCVAGLEERSGLALCRDGKVPHVGLIFGGDYAGPDGMLPPAEVLATFTVQEITWSAGVL